ATGCGATCCGGGAACTGCGCCGGCCATTTCTTCGTGATCGGGAAACCGGACAGGTCGGCCATGTCAGCGCCGGCGCTGCGGGTAGACCGCGTTGTTCACGATTCCGATGAGCCCGAGCGACACGGCCATGATCAGCACCCACCCCGGCATCGAGACGCCTAACCACTGCCAGTCGACGTGGCCACACTCCCCGCCCCCGGTCATGACCTTGCGGATCACCTCGAGCAGCGGAAACATCTGCAGAAGATTGTCGAGCGGGGCGCCGCAGGAAGGCACCGTGCCCGCAGGCTGGTGCTGGATCCAGACGTGCCGCGCGGCGACCCAGCTCGCGGCGCCGGCCGCGAGGAAGATCAGGAAGCCGTAGATCGCACTGCCCACCACCCGGGCGCGATGCAACGCGGCGACCAGGAAGATGAGCCCCAGAGCGCCGATGCAGACTCGCTGGAACATGCACAGCGGGCACGGGAGAAGTCCCTGGAATTTTTCGGTATAGATGGCGTAGGCCACCATGCCGAAGCAGACGAACGCGCCCGCGAGATTGATTTTCTGACGTCGGTCGAACATGGCGCGCGACTATATCGCGAAACCGAACGTCCCGCCGCCGCGTCCGGCGCGGCGGTACCAGGTGTCAGGCGCCCGAGGCGCGGTCGCGCAGATCGCGCTCGACGTCTTCCAGCTTGGTGTGGCGCACATCCTTGCCGTGCACCATGTAGATGACGTATTCGCAGATGTTCTTCGCATGATCGCCGATGCGCTCGAGCGCCCGCACGATCCACATGACGTCGAGCGCGCGGCGAATGCTGCGCGGGTCTTCCATCATGAACGTGATGCATTGGCGCTGGATGGATTCGTATTCCTCGTCGACCACGCGATCCTGGCGCGCGACGCGCAACGCGGCCTCGGAATCCATGCGCGCGAACGCGTCGAGCGCCTGATGCACCATCTCTGAAACGATGCGGCCGAGATGTTTGATCTCGCGGTACTTGTCGGCCGGGCGCTCCATCGTGGCGAGCCGCGAGGCGATGTAACCGATCTTTTCACCCTCGTCGCCGATGCGTTCGAGGTCGGTGATGGTCTTGATGATGGCGACGATGACGCGCAGATCGCCGGCGGCCGGTGCGCGGGTCGCGAGGATGCGTGAGCATTCCTCGTCGATCGACACCTCCATGCCATTCACCTTGAAATCGTCGCGCGCCACCGAAACACCGAGATTGCTGTCGCCTTCGATCAAGGCCGTCACGGCGTTGGCCAATTGCTGCTCGACCATGCCACCCATGGTCAGCACCTTGGTGCGCACGCGCTCCAGGTCTTCGTTGAAGCGACGCGAAATGTGGTGGGAAAGATCGGCGGTTTCCATGGGAACCTCAATACTCGCGGCGCGGACCAAGCCCGCGGAGTTTGTTAGGGGCACGTGACGGCATCATGACAATGCTCAGGCGCTGGCGGCAACCAGCCGTTCGAGCACACGTTCGTGTGGAAAGTGGCAGGTGAAGGTGCTGCCGCGCCCTTCGATGCTCTCGATCTCGAGACGGGCGCCATGCCGGTACAACGCGTGTTTGACGATGGCGAGACCCAAACCCGAGCCGCCAGTGTCCCGCGACCGGCCTGGATCGACGCGGTAGAAACGCTCGGTCAGCCGCGGCAGGTGTTCCGCGGAGATCCCCGGACCGGTGTCGCGCACGGAAAAATGCCCACCCGCGTCGTCGGTCCACCAGCGGATATGGACGCTGCCGTCGGCGGGCGTGTATTTGGCCGCGTTGTCGACGAGATTGGAGAATGCCGACTGGACCATCGCCTCGTCGCCGATGAGGCATGCCGCCGACTCGATACTGACATCGACCTGGCGCGGATGAATCGGCCGCGCCAGCACATCTTTGCGCAACAGGGCCGACATGCCCGCGACGTCGATGGGCAACCCCTTGATGGGCGCATCGTTGGCCTCGAAGCGCGACAATTCGAGCAGATCCTCGATGATGCGTGTCATGCGATCGGTCTGGCGGCGCATCTCCGCGATCGGCGCGAGCATGTCGCCGAGGCTTGGGTCGGCGCCGAATGTTTCGAGATAGCCGGCGACCACGGTGAGCGGCGAACGCAGTTCATGCGAAGCATTGGCGACGAAGTCCTTGCGCATCTGCTCGAGGCGCACGTCGCGCGTCACGTCACGCAGCATGAGCAGGCGACGGTCTTCTCCGTAGGAAATGACCTGGAACGCCACGAAACGCTCGACCGGTGTGTCGATGCGCACGACCACCGGCAAGGAGTAATTGCCGCCCGCCAGGTATTGGACGAAATCCGGATGGCGCACCAGGTTGTCGATGCGCAGTCCGAGATCCGCGCGCCGCGACAGGTCGAGCATTTCGCCGGCCTTGCGGTTGAACCAGACGATTTCACCGGCGGGATCGAGCATCACCACGCCGTCGGGCATCGCGGCGGTCGAGCGGCGCAGTTCGCGGAACAGGCGCGTCAGCCGCTCCTTGTGGAAACGCTTGCGCCGGTGCAGCCGCACCACCTGCGCGACCACGTCACCCCACAGCCCCAGCGCGTCGGGCGGATCCGCAACACTGCGATTTCGCAGCCAGAACGACAGTTCGCGCAGCTGCCACAGGTTCCAGCCGAGATACAGCAGCAATGCGCCGCAGACCCCGAGCCAGATGTTGCCGGCGAACCATCCGACCGTGACCCCGATGACCAACGTCGCGAGCAAACGCAGCGAGACGTAGACGAAGGCCGTGGTGCCCGAGGTCATGTAGCTAGAGGGGGCGCGCCGAGAACCTGTAACCCGAACCGCGGACGGTCTGGATCAGGCGATCGAAGCCATACTCTTCGAGCGCTTTGCGCAGGCGCCGGATGTGGACGTCGATGGTGCGTTCCTCGACGTAGACGTTGCCGCCCCAGACGCGGTCGAGCAGCTGCTCGCGCGTATATACGCGTTCCGGGTGCGTCATGAAGAAAGCCAACATGCGGTATTCGGTAGGGCCGAGCGCGACCGTGCGTTCACCGGAACTCACGCGCTGGCTGCTCTGGTCGAGCACCAGGCCCTCGATGTCGATGCGCTCGGCGCCCTCGATCGGCGAGGCGCGGCGCAGCACGGCATTGATGCGGGCCAGCAATTCGCGCGGCGAAAATGGCTTGGTGATGTAGTCGTCGGCGCCGCCTTCGAGCCCCGCGACCTTGTCGCCCTCTTCCGCGCGCGCCGTCAGCATGATGATGGGCAGCTCACGCGTCTCGCGGTCGCGCTTCAAGGCGCGCGTGAATTCGAGGCCGCTGGTGTCGGGCAACATCCAGTCGACCAGCAACAGGTCGGGCAGTTTGTTGGCGACTTCGGCACGGCCCGAGCGCGCGTCCGCCGCCTCGCGTACTTCGAAGCCGGCACGACGCAGTCCGAACGCGATCATCTCGCGTATCGGGCGTTCATCTTCGACGACCAGAATCTGTTTGGCAGACATGTTTGCTGACACGACATCCCAGGTGACGGTTTTGTGGCGTGCGCATTACAACGGCAGTCTATTGCAGTTTGATTAAGCCGAGGGTTCCGCGACGCGATCCCTGACATAAACCGGCAATGCAGCCTCCGGCGGCAACAATTTGCCCGCCGCCACGACCGGACGCGCCAGCGCGAGGACCTCGCTCGCGCGCGGCAGCAGGTCGGCATGCACGGTGGCCCCCGCCTCGCGGCAGCGCTCGGCCAGCGCGGGCCAGGCCGCAAGACCGCGTCCCGCGGCGACCCAGGCGAGCCCGGCAACTGCCAGCTCGGGCAGCAGCACGTCGGCCGCCGGGCCGACCCTTTCCGCATCGGAAATCAATGTCCCGGCATCGGCGCTAAAACGCGCCCAATACACCTCGCGCATGCGCGCATCGTTGACCACGAGGATCCGGGTGGCGTCGGGACTCATTTGTATGACGCGCTGGGCGACCGCCGCCAGATCGGATACGGGCACGACCCCGACGCCCGCGCCGAATCCGAGCCCTTGAGCGACGCTGGCCGCCAGCCTGACTCCGGTGAACCCGCCCGGCCCGCGCCCGAATGCGATGGCATCGAGTGACCTGAGGCCAATGCCGCCTTCGGCCAGCACCGCGTCGATCATCGGCAGCAATTGCTCGGCGTGACCGCGCTCGAGCTCGACGTAACGATCGATGCTGCGATCGCCGATGCCGAGCGACACCGAACACGCTTCGGTCGCGGTGTCGAGCGCCAGGATCTTCACGCGAACTCGTCGCTGAACGGCTCGATGACCGGTTCGCGCACCATGGCCAGCTGGTCGGCCGGGGTTCCGGCAATGCGGCGCAGGAATTTTTCGGCGTCGCCCGCCAGCCGCGTGACCGGCATGGGCGGCAGACTGGCGCGGAACACCCGGCCATAGGGTTTGTCGACCAGGCGCGGGTCGCAGATGACCACGACGCCGCGGTCGGTTTCGCTGCGGATCAGCCGCCCCACGCCCTGCTTGAGCGTGAGCGCGGCTTCGGGCAGCTGGAAATCGCGGAACGCGTTGCCGCCGGTCGATTTGAGGTGCTCGATGCGCGCCTTGGTCAGCGCATCGTCGGGCGATGAGAACGGCAGCTTCTCGATGATGACCAGCCGCAAGGCGTCACCCTTCACGTCCACGCCTTCCCAGAAACTGGCCGTACCCAGCAACACCGCGTTGCCCGACTCGCGAAAGCGGCGCAGCAGCTGTTCGCGCGGCGCCTCGCCCTGCACCAGCAGCGGGAAGTCGCCGAGTTCGGTCCAGCGGTCGCGCAGCAGCTGCGCCGCGCGTTGCAAGGCGCGGTGACTGGTGAACAACACGAACGCACCGCCGGCGGAAGCCTCGATCAGCGGCACCGCCACGTCGATCACCGCGTTGGTGTGAACGGGCGCCGACGGATCCGGCAGCTGCGCGGGTAGATAGAGCAGCGCCTGCGATTCGAAATCGAATGGACTGGCGATGGCGAGCGTCTCGGCCGCATCGAGCCCGAGCCGCGAAGTGAAATGCGCGAAGTCCTCGCCCACCGACAAAGTCGCGGACGTGAACACCCAGGCGGCGCGGGTATCGCCCGTCATCTTCGAGAACCGACCGGCGACATCGAACGGCAACAGGCTCAGCGTGAAACCGCGCTGCGTGAGTTCGACGCTGCGCGCACCTTCGTTCTCGTCGGCCTGGGTGATCTCCTCGAGCCGCGCGGCGAGCTCGGTGGCGCGGGAGGAACATTGCGCGATCCCGGGTTCGCGACTCTGTTCGTTCAATTCGCCGTTGAGCTCACGCAGCGAGCGGGAAAGATCCTGCGCGGCGTCGGCCAGCGGCGTATCCGCCGCGAGCCAGTCCGGACGCTGCGTGCCGCGGAAAATTTCCGCCAGCGCGGCGAGCGCTTTTTCGACCGCACCGAGTTCCGTGGCCGCCGCGCTCGCGGGCGCCCGCACCTGCGCGAGCTCCTGGCGCGCATCGCGCACCAGCAGTTCCACCTGCCGGCTGCCGAAACGCGTGCCGAAGAACTGCGTGGCGAGATCCGGGATCTGGTGCGCCTCGTCGAGGATCACGGCGTCCGCCGCGCCTAACAAGTCGCCAAAGCCGTCTTCTTTGAGCGCAAGATCGGCGAGCAGCAGGTGGTGATTGACGACGACGATGTCGGATTCGATCGCCTTGCGGCGCGCGTCCATGACGTGACAACGGCCGACATCGGGACAACGGGCACCGAGACAGTTCTCGCGCGTCGAAGTGATCTGCGGCCAGAGCGGATGCGCGTCACCCAGGTCGGGCACCTCGGCGAGATCGCCGCTGCGCGTGGCCAGCGCCCAGCGCTCCACGCGCGCCAGCGTGCGGTCGCGCGTGCCGGCGAGGCTGCGCTGCGCGCCGTTCTGTTTGAGCCGGTACGTGCACAGGTAGTTGGAGCGACCCTTGAGCAGCGCAACACTGGCCGGCACGCCGATGGCGCCGGCCACCAGCGGCAGGTCCTTGTTGAAGAGCTGATCCTGCAGCGTGCGCGTGCCGGTCGAGATCAGCACGCGTTTGCCCGACAGCAGCGCCGGCACGAGGTAGGCGAAGGTCTTGCCGGTGCCGGTGCCCGCCTCCACGACGAGCGGCGCCCGGTTCTCGATGGCCATGGCGACGCGTTGCGCCATCGCCAGCTGCGAACGCCGCGGCACGAACCCAGGCAGCGAACGCGCCAGCGGCCCGCGCGGACCGAATACGTCTTCGAGTGATTGCATCAAGGGGCCCGAAATTCGCCCGCCAGGATGGCGGGCGACGGGCAACCTAGCGCGACGGACGCAGACTGTCGAGGTTCAAATCCTTGAAAGTATCCTGATCCGCCTTGATGCGGATCTTGATGTAGGGCCCCTGCGCCGTGTGGCGGCTGGCCGAGAAATCGTCGTCGCGGAAGCCGGCGAAGTTGTAGCCCACCGAGATCCAGACATTCTTCGCGAGCGTCGCGCCCACGTCGAAGCCGGTCGAATGGTCCATCACGTCCGATTCCCAGGAATGCAGCACCGCGGCGTGCACGCCCAGGTCGAAGCGCCGCGTGAGCTGGCGGCGCAGGTCGAACCCGGCGATGTCCGAGAGGCCGGCGTACTTCTCGCCCTCGAACGTGCTCGAAACATATCGCGCGCCGTACTGCAGGCCGAGCTGCAGCGCGGGATTCAGCTGCCAGTTGGCGTGCAGGTTGTTGACGATGCGCGAGGATTCGAACGTATTGACCGCATCGGCCTGATCGCTGTACTTGAGCTCGAGGCGATCGAACACGATCCAGCGGCTCGAATCGGGGCGAAACGCCCAGGCGAAGCGGCCGACCGCCTCGGTGGAGTCGCTCAGCAGCATGTCCGAATCGAACGCCTGCAGCGACACCGACATGGCATGCCCTTCGATCGGCTCCCGGTACCAGCCGGTGGTCGAGCTCCAACGGTTTTCGCTGTCGGAATTGCGATGCTCGAGCCGGCTCGTCATCTGCCACAGCTCCTCGCGATACGACGCGCCGACGAATGCGGCGAAGAAGTCTTCGGTCAGCGAACCCGAGGCGAGCGGCGCGTTCGGGTTCAGCGGCTCGAGGTTGGCACCGCGCAGCGTGTTCGTCTGATCGACCCCCACGTCGAACGCCCAGTGATCCTTGTAGTTGAAGCCCTGCGTGAGCCCAAAGTTCGCGAAGGTGCGCGGACCGTATTCGCTCGCCTGCGTGTTGATGCTCGACTTGACCTGCGTGCGCTCCCAGGGGCGCGTGCGCACGCCGAACCGTGTCGTGTCGGCGTCGAGCTCCTCACCGCTTGCATGTTCGTATTCGGCGAACAACGTCGTCGCGTTGGAGAGTTTGTAGTCGACGCCGAGCAGGCTGCGCGCCGGATAGTCAACGCTCTCGTCCTGGCCGCCGAGCGACGCATCGCTCGAGCCACGCAACGTCACCCGGCCATCCCAGATGTCGACACTGCCCGAGAGCGTCGCCTGGTCGGACACGCGCTCAACGCCCGCGCCATCTTCATCGGCCACGTGGCGCAGGCCCGCGCCGACGCTGTACGAATTCTGGTTGAGGCGCACTTCGGTGCTGGCAAGCAGGCGCTTCGCGTCGCTCGCCAAGACCTGTTGGTGCTGCACTTCGCCGTCCACGCTGAATTTCTGGCTGAGTTTGTAACGCGCATCGACGCCGGCGCTGCGAGTGCCGGTGTCGGCGGTCAGCTGCTGGCCGACGCCGAAACCGTTCTCCGCTTCGCGGGCCCAGGCGCGCGCTTCGAGTTTCTCCGAAACATGTTTGCCTTCCACCAGCCACGCGGTCGAGGAATCAGCGCGCAGCGGATCGTCCGACTGCGACTGCGCGAGCTCGGCACGGACCTTGGTCGCATCCGAAAGACGCCAGGTCAGGTCGCTGCCCACGATCGTCGTGTCGCCCGCCTGGGCGCCTTCAAACACGGCGCTCGCGCCGAGCTCGACCTTGTCGCCCGCGAGCTTCGTCGTGACGCGCACGCCAGCCGCCGTTTCGTCGTCACCGCCGGTGCGCACTTCGTAGTCGGCGACGATGAAGACCGGGTTCATGTTTTCGTCGCGGCTCTGAACCGGCTGCTTGAAGAAGATCGTGCCACGCTCGTAGTCGAGGTCGTAGTCGATGAAACGCGACAGCTCCTGCGTGTCGACCACGTGGGTGATCTCGAAGCGATCGCGCACTTCGATGCGCAGTTTGTCCGAGCCGATCACGATCGGCGCGCGCGACAGGCGATACAGGCCCGACGTGCCGTCGCCGCGCAGCTCGTCCTGCACGAGGCCGGTATCGGTGCGCGCCGCGAAGCCCGAGACCGACACGCGCTCGCCGGCATAGTCGCTGCGGATGCCCGAGAGGCTGCGGTTGTACTGCGTGAGCTCGGTCACCGTGAAGCCGGTGTCGAAGTCACCGAGCAGGGCCACGAACTGGCGGCGTTCGATCTTGAGGTACAACTTGTTCTGCGAGGCAGCTTCGAACCGCTGCTCCGTGCCATCGCCGTAGAGTAGATAGTACTGGTCGGGCTGGATCGTGCCTTTGAGCCGATCGCGCGCCTCGTCCTTCTTGCGGGCCGAGTCGTACGCCATCGTCAGCAGGAAGTCGCCCTTGATGCGACCCTTCGCGAAGAACGCGACGCGGCCGTCCTTGTCGAGACCGTCCTTGCGATCGGCGGCGCTGGCGGTCTCCATGCTGCCGGAGATTTTATTGTAGGCGGCCGTGCCTTCGGCGATGCCGACCAGGATCCAGTC
This sequence is a window from Pseudomonadota bacterium. Protein-coding genes within it:
- a CDS encoding disulfide bond formation protein B — encoded protein: MFDRRQKINLAGAFVCFGMVAYAIYTEKFQGLLPCPLCMFQRVCIGALGLIFLVAALHRARVVGSAIYGFLIFLAAGAASWVAARHVWIQHQPAGTVPSCGAPLDNLLQMFPLLEVIRKVMTGGGECGHVDWQWLGVSMPGWVLIMAVSLGLIGIVNNAVYPQRRR
- the phoU gene encoding phosphate signaling complex protein PhoU, translating into METADLSHHISRRFNEDLERVRTKVLTMGGMVEQQLANAVTALIEGDSNLGVSVARDDFKVNGMEVSIDEECSRILATRAPAAGDLRVIVAIIKTITDLERIGDEGEKIGYIASRLATMERPADKYREIKHLGRIVSEMVHQALDAFARMDSEAALRVARQDRVVDEEYESIQRQCITFMMEDPRSIRRALDVMWIVRALERIGDHAKNICEYVIYMVHGKDVRHTKLEDVERDLRDRASGA
- the phoR gene encoding phosphate regulon sensor histidine kinase PhoR — its product is MTSGTTAFVYVSLRLLATLVIGVTVGWFAGNIWLGVCGALLLYLGWNLWQLRELSFWLRNRSVADPPDALGLWGDVVAQVVRLHRRKRFHKERLTRLFRELRRSTAAMPDGVVMLDPAGEIVWFNRKAGEMLDLSRRADLGLRIDNLVRHPDFVQYLAGGNYSLPVVVRIDTPVERFVAFQVISYGEDRRLLMLRDVTRDVRLEQMRKDFVANASHELRSPLTVVAGYLETFGADPSLGDMLAPIAEMRRQTDRMTRIIEDLLELSRFEANDAPIKGLPIDVAGMSALLRKDVLARPIHPRQVDVSIESAACLIGDEAMVQSAFSNLVDNAAKYTPADGSVHIRWWTDDAGGHFSVRDTGPGISAEHLPRLTERFYRVDPGRSRDTGGSGLGLAIVKHALYRHGARLEIESIEGRGSTFTCHFPHERVLERLVAASA
- the phoB gene encoding phosphate regulon transcriptional regulator PhoB, with translation MSAKQILVVEDERPIREMIAFGLRRAGFEVREAADARSGRAEVANKLPDLLLVDWMLPDTSGLEFTRALKRDRETRELPIIMLTARAEEGDKVAGLEGGADDYITKPFSPRELLARINAVLRRASPIEGAERIDIEGLVLDQSSQRVSSGERTVALGPTEYRMLAFFMTHPERVYTREQLLDRVWGGNVYVEERTIDVHIRRLRKALEEYGFDRLIQTVRGSGYRFSARPL
- the tsaB gene encoding tRNA (adenosine(37)-N6)-threonylcarbamoyltransferase complex dimerization subunit type 1 TsaB, which encodes MKILALDTATEACSVSLGIGDRSIDRYVELERGHAEQLLPMIDAVLAEGGIGLRSLDAIAFGRGPGGFTGVRLAASVAQGLGFGAGVGVVPVSDLAAVAQRVIQMSPDATRILVVNDARMREVYWARFSADAGTLISDAERVGPAADVLLPELAVAGLAWVAAGRGLAAWPALAERCREAGATVHADLLPRASEVLALARPVVAAGKLLPPEAALPVYVRDRVAEPSA
- a CDS encoding ATP-dependent DNA helicase — its product is MQSLEDVFGPRGPLARSLPGFVPRRSQLAMAQRVAMAIENRAPLVVEAGTGTGKTFAYLVPALLSGKRVLISTGTRTLQDQLFNKDLPLVAGAIGVPASVALLKGRSNYLCTYRLKQNGAQRSLAGTRDRTLARVERWALATRSGDLAEVPDLGDAHPLWPQITSTRENCLGARCPDVGRCHVMDARRKAIESDIVVVNHHLLLADLALKEDGFGDLLGAADAVILDEAHQIPDLATQFFGTRFGSRQVELLVRDARQELAQVRAPASAAATELGAVEKALAALAEIFRGTQRPDWLAADTPLADAAQDLSRSLRELNGELNEQSREPGIAQCSSRATELAARLEEITQADENEGARSVELTQRGFTLSLLPFDVAGRFSKMTGDTRAAWVFTSATLSVGEDFAHFTSRLGLDAAETLAIASPFDFESQALLYLPAQLPDPSAPVHTNAVIDVAVPLIEASAGGAFVLFTSHRALQRAAQLLRDRWTELGDFPLLVQGEAPREQLLRRFRESGNAVLLGTASFWEGVDVKGDALRLVIIEKLPFSSPDDALTKARIEHLKSTGGNAFRDFQLPEAALTLKQGVGRLIRSETDRGVVVICDPRLVDKPYGRVFRASLPPMPVTRLAGDAEKFLRRIAGTPADQLAMVREPVIEPFSDEFA